Proteins encoded in a region of the Alkalinema sp. FACHB-956 genome:
- a CDS encoding amidohydrolase family protein, giving the protein MYQDLLVIDADAHKLENPLVIRDYIEPEYRDRTNLIVDRLGDQRMQIQDFNPKTGCNDLVRIYPQAQGLGKGGFRNLHPETTLGAMFNRARIEHMDQYGIDVHVIYGTWNLSFGSYLDRDLAIALCRAYNNYMAEDCRGYDGRLKPIGVLPMQDVAEAVKEMHRCVNELGMVGISLPPNLPIPHPAAPEAFPEIRTCKTLSHPDFEPILQAAVDLDVAIGLHGGPGSYMVGGLADHLETFVLSHIFVQRNQQQLALARMVFDGVFEKFPTLRVGFLEGGCGWVPDLAHAFHEHWEKRIRDFDPHHPYRPSLMEFTKLMVRERGTHNNSNIISQAKNLFDLLWTREHDPEKINDASLFEHWDLKHRDPIEYFQRGQIFVSFESDDPAPVYLPIAMGETGKQLACFSGDYGHWDGVLQDCVQAVADRVDDRAYLERLLSGNALDLYGSRLRDSLPMRADLHAIGAK; this is encoded by the coding sequence ATGTATCAAGATTTACTGGTGATTGATGCCGATGCTCACAAATTAGAAAATCCTTTAGTCATTCGGGATTATATTGAACCGGAATATCGCGATCGCACGAATTTGATTGTCGATCGTCTAGGTGATCAGCGAATGCAGATCCAGGATTTTAATCCCAAAACGGGATGTAACGATTTGGTGCGTATCTATCCCCAAGCCCAAGGGTTGGGTAAAGGTGGGTTTCGCAATTTACATCCAGAAACCACCCTGGGGGCAATGTTCAACCGGGCTCGGATCGAACATATGGATCAGTATGGCATTGATGTCCATGTGATTTATGGAACGTGGAATTTAAGTTTTGGGAGTTACCTCGATCGGGATTTAGCGATCGCGCTTTGTCGGGCCTATAACAACTACATGGCGGAGGATTGCCGGGGCTATGATGGGCGCTTGAAGCCGATCGGGGTGCTGCCCATGCAGGATGTGGCGGAAGCGGTCAAGGAAATGCATCGCTGTGTCAATGAGTTGGGTATGGTCGGGATTTCGCTGCCGCCCAATTTGCCGATTCCCCATCCCGCTGCTCCAGAAGCGTTTCCAGAAATTCGCACCTGTAAAACGCTGAGCCATCCAGACTTTGAACCGATTTTGCAAGCGGCGGTGGATTTGGATGTGGCGATCGGGTTGCATGGTGGCCCCGGTTCCTACATGGTGGGGGGCTTAGCGGATCATTTGGAAACCTTTGTGCTGAGTCATATTTTTGTGCAGCGCAACCAGCAACAGTTGGCGTTGGCCCGGATGGTCTTTGATGGTGTGTTTGAGAAGTTTCCAACGCTGCGGGTTGGCTTTTTAGAAGGCGGCTGTGGTTGGGTGCCAGACCTTGCCCATGCCTTCCATGAACACTGGGAGAAACGCATTCGTGATTTCGATCCCCACCATCCCTATCGGCCTTCGCTAATGGAATTTACAAAGCTGATGGTTCGAGAACGGGGAACACACAACAACAGTAACATCATCAGTCAGGCCAAAAATTTATTTGACCTGCTGTGGACGCGGGAACACGATCCGGAAAAGATTAATGATGCGAGTTTGTTTGAACATTGGGATCTGAAACATCGCGATCCGATCGAATACTTCCAGCGGGGACAAATTTTTGTGTCCTTTGAATCCGATGATCCGGCTCCGGTGTATTTACCGATCGCGATGGGCGAAACGGGGAAACAGTTGGCTTGTTTCTCCGGGGACTATGGCCATTGGGATGGAGTGTTACAGGATTGCGTGCAGGCGGTGGCCGATCGGGTAGACGATCGGGCCTACTTGGAACGGTTATTGAGTGGCAATGCGCTGGATCTCTATGGTTCACGGCTGCGGGATTCATTGCCGATGAGAGCGGATTTACACGCGATCGGGGCAAAGTAG
- a CDS encoding sterol desaturase family protein, translating to MLTRLAVDLGFLVTAFVLASLVEYWVHRLMHQPYRLGEKHRDHHRRNEGQGVIWEFRDYVLGTCVVMAIPYFWSWEIGLAWTIGGIAFAAFAAYAHQLQHENPRKCFWMSMPVHYVHHKYGMWNHNFGLAVDWWDRVFGTYKVVDWLDEKELQRPAAGFFALRWL from the coding sequence ATGTTGACTCGACTGGCTGTGGATCTGGGCTTCTTGGTGACGGCCTTTGTGCTGGCTAGTTTGGTGGAATATTGGGTGCATCGACTGATGCATCAGCCCTATCGGTTAGGTGAAAAACATCGCGATCATCACCGTCGCAATGAAGGTCAAGGGGTGATTTGGGAATTTCGGGACTATGTGCTGGGAACCTGTGTCGTGATGGCCATTCCCTATTTTTGGTCGTGGGAGATTGGTCTAGCTTGGACGATCGGAGGAATTGCCTTCGCAGCCTTTGCGGCCTATGCCCACCAACTGCAACATGAAAATCCCCGTAAATGTTTCTGGATGTCGATGCCTGTGCATTATGTGCACCACAAGTATGGTATGTGGAACCATAATTTTGGGTTGGCGGTAGATTGGTGGGATCGGGTGTTTGGGACTTACAAGGTTGTTGATTGGTTAGATGAGAAAGAGTTGCAGCGTCCTGCGGCTGGTTTTTTTGCCTTGCGCTGGCTGTAA
- a CDS encoding DUF962 domain-containing protein, with protein MTHFSAARDHFIACHQHPINQALHHFANFTVILAFVLALLHRLDWKLAILLILLTQPLVWAGHAVFEKNQPAFIKYPGITILASLSWSFDRVFGLKDLWLHFAKSSFSPD; from the coding sequence ATGACTCACTTTTCTGCGGCTAGAGACCATTTTATCGCCTGCCATCAACATCCGATTAATCAAGCGCTCCATCACTTTGCAAATTTCACCGTCATTCTTGCGTTCGTTCTGGCATTGCTCCATCGGCTAGATTGGAAACTGGCAATTTTATTGATTTTGCTAACTCAACCGTTGGTTTGGGCAGGGCATGCAGTGTTTGAAAAAAATCAACCCGCCTTTATCAAATATCCCGGCATTACGATTTTGGCGTCGCTTTCCTGGTCGTTCGATCGTGTATTTGGTTTGAAGGATCTCTGGTTACATTTTGCAAAATCGTCATTTTCACCGGACTAA